The Streptomyces armeniacus genomic interval CGACGCTGACGCCCGCCGTGGTGGAGACGATGCCCGCGGACACCGGAGCGTTCCGCGGCGACGGGACGCTGTGGGTCGCGGGCGAGGCTTGCCACCCCGCCACCGCGGAACGCTGGTCCGCGGGGCGCCGCATGGTCAACGCGTACGGCCCGTCCGAGAGCACCGTCTGCGCCACCATGAGCGACCCGCTGTCCGGGCCCGGAGTGCCGCCGATCGGCCGCCCGGTCTCCAACACCCGCGTGTACGCGCTGGACGGGGCGCTGCGCCCGGTGCCGCCCGGCGTCCCCGCGGAGCTGTACGTCGCCGGCGCCGGACTGGCCCGCGGCTATCTGGACCGCGCGGGGCTGACGGCGGAACGGTTCGTGGCCGACCCGTTCGGGCCCGCGGGCGACCGCATGTACCGCACCGGGGACGTGGTGCGCCGGCGCGAGGACGGGCAGCTCGAGTTCGTCGGGCGGGTCGACGACCAGGTCAAGATCCGCGGCTTCCGGATCGAACCGGGCGAGATCGAGGCGGTGCTCTCCCGGCACCCCGGGGTCGCGCAGTGCGCCGTGCTGGCCGTCGACGGGCCCGCCGGCGACAAGCGGCTGGCGGCGTACGTCGTGCCCGCCGCGCGTACGGGCGAGGGCGCGGGAGCGGGCGCGGAAGCGTCCGGGGAGCCGGGTGACGCGTCCGGCGGCCCGTGCACCGCCGAGCTGCGCGAGCACCTGGCGGAGAGCCTGCCGGGCCACATGGTGCCCGCCGCCTTCGCGTACCTCGACCGGCTGCCGCTGACGGCCAACGGCAAGCTCGACCGCGCCGCCCTGCCCGAGACCGGGCACCCGCAGGACGGGCACGGCCAGGGGCGGCAGCCGCGCGGGCCGCGGGAGGAGATCCTGTGCGGCCTGTTCGCGGAGGTGCTGGGCCTGCCCCGGGTGGGCATCGACGACGACTTCTTCGCGGCGGGCGGGCACTCGCTGCTGGCCACCCGCCTCGCCGGCCGCATACGGACGACGCTCGGCGCCGAGGTCGCCCTACGGCAGCTTTTCGAGCACCCTACGGTCGCGTCGCTGGCCGCCGAGCTGGACGAGAACGCCGTACGGGGACGCGCGGCCCTCACGGCGAAGGAGCGCCCCGAGGTGCTGCCGCTGTCGTTCGCACAGCAGCGGCTGTGGTTCATCCACCGCTTCGAGGGGCCCGGTTCGACGTACAACATCCCGCTGGCGCTCCGCCTCGACGGGGCACTCGACCACGCGGCTCTGGAGGCGGCGCTGGGCGATGTGACCGGCAGGCACGAGAGCCTCCGTACGGTGTTCCGCGAGGACGACGACGGCGCCCGGCAGCGGATACTCCCGGCCGGCCGGGCACGCCCCGCCCTCCCCGTGGAGCGGTGCACCGAGGAGGCGCTGCCGGAGCGGCTGAGCGCGGCCGCGGGCGACCCGTTCGACCTGGAGACCGACATCCCCCTGCGCGCGCGGCTGTTCGAGACCGCCGCGGAGGAGGCGGAGGGGAGTGCGGCGCCCAGTCACGTCCTGCTGCTGGTGGTCCACCACATCGCGTGCGACGGCTGGTCGCTGCGCCCGCTGATGCGGGACCTGGCCACCGCGTACGCCGCCCGGCTCCGCTCGGAGCCGCCGGTGTGGCCCGCGCTGCCGGTGCAGTACGCGGACTACGCGCTGTGGCAGCGGGAGACCCTCGGCTCCGAGGACGAACCCGGCAGCCCGGCCGCCGCACAGGTCGCCTTCTGGCGGGACGCCCTCGCGGACCTGCCCGAGCAGCTGGCGCTGCCGACGGACCGGCCGCGCCCGGCCGTTGCCACGCACCGCGGCGACTGGACCGGCTTCGAGATCCCCGCGGAACTGCACGGGCGGCTGGTGTCGCTGGCGCGGGAGACCCGGTCGAGCGTCTTCATGGTGGTGCAGACCGGACTGGCCGTCCTGCTCGGCAAGCTCGGCGCCGGCACGGACATCCCCCTCGGCACGCCCGTCGCGGGCCGCAGCGACGACGCGGTGGACGACCTCGTCGGGTTCTTCGTCAACACGCTGGTGCTGCGCACCCGCGTCGACCCCGAGGCGACCACGCGGGAGCTGGTCTCCCGCGTACGGGAGAGCGACCTCGCCGCCTACGCCCACCAGGACATCCCCTTCGAGCGGCTCGTCGAACTGCTCAACCCCGCCCGCTCGCTGGCCCGCCACCCGCTGTTCCAGACGATGCTCACCTTCCACAGCGGCGGTTCGCGGGAGGCCGTCGCGGCCACGCGCGGTTTCCCCGGGCTCGACGTGTCCGGGGAGCCGGTGGCGACCGGAGTGGCCAGGTTCGACTTGGTGTTCGGCATGAGCGAGCGATACGGCGAAACCGGCGCCGCGGACGGGGACGGGGACGGGAACGGGAACGGGAGCGGGCAGGGCGCCGCGCCCGCCGGCATCAGCGGCGGCATCGAGTACAGCACCGACCTGTTCGACCGCGGGACCGTGGACGCCATCGCCGAGCGGCTGGTGCGCGTGCTCGACGCCATGACCCGCGACCCGGCCGCCCCCGTCGGCACCATCGACGTGCTCGGCGAGCGGGAGCGCCACCTCGTGCTGCGGGAGTGGAACCGTACGGAGCACGGAACCGACGACCGTACGGCGCACGCGGACCACCGTACGGAGCACGCGACGCCGCAGACCCTCCACGAGTGGTTCGAGCGGCAGGCCGACGAGCGTCCCGCCGAACCCGCCGTCGTCTTCGGCACCCAGGAGGTCACCTACGGCGAACTCGACGCCCGCGCCAACCGCCTGGCCCGCTGGCTCGGCAGCCGCGGCGTGGGCCCGGAGCGTCTTGTCGCGCTCGCCCTGCCGCGTTCGGTGGAGATGGTCGTCGCGCTCCTCGGCGTGCTGAAGGCAGGCGCTGCCTACCTGCCCGTCGACCCCGAGTACCCGGCGGACCGGATCGCGTTCATGCTCGAAGACGCCGCGCCCGCCCTGGTGTTCACCACGCCCGGGCTGCGGGACGCCCTGCCCGGCACCGTCGAGCGCGTCGTCGTCGGCCCCGGCGAACGGCACGCGCCCTGGGACGGCCTGCCGGCGGAGCGGCTGACCGCGCGGGACCGTACGCACCCGGTGTCGCCCGACCACCCCGTGTACGTCATCTACACCTCCGGCACCACCGGCCGCCCCAAGGGCGTCGTGCTGCCCGTACGGGCGATGACGAACCTCGTGGCGTGGCACGACACCGTGTTCACCGCGCCCGCGGGCGTACGGGTGGCGCAGTACGCCGCGCTGAGCTTCGACGTGTCCGTACACGAGATCCTCTCCGCGCTCCTTGCCGGGAAGACCCTCGTGCTGTGCCCGGAGGACGTACGCCGCGACCCCGGACGCCTCCTGAACTGGCTGGCGGAGCACCGCGTCCAGGAACTCCACGTGCCCAACCTCGTCCTCCAGGCGCTCGGCGAGACCCTGCGCGACGCCGGCACGGAGCTGCCCGAGCTGCGGGACCTCGCGCAGGCCGGGGAGGCGCTGACGGTGACCGACGCCGTACGCGCGCTGGGCGCGGGCCGCCGCCTGCACAACCACTACGGGCCCAGCGAGACGCACGCCGTCACCGCCGGCCTGTGCACGGGCGACCCGGCGGACTGGCCGGACGTGCCGCCGATCGGCGCGCCCGTCCGGAACATGCGGGCGTACGTCCTGGACGGCTCCCTCCGCCCGGTCCCCGTCGGCGTGCCCGGCGAGCTGTACGCGGCCGGCGCGGGCGTCGCGCGCGGCTATCTGAACCGCGCGGCGCTGACCGCGGAGCGCTTCGTCGCCGACCCGTACAGCGGCGACGGACAGCGGATGTACCGGACCGGCGACCTCGTACGGTGGCGCGCCGACGGGCAGTTGGACTTCCTCGGCCGCGCAGACGCACAGATCAAGATCCGCGGCTTCCGGGTGGAGCCGGCCGAGGTCGAGTCCGTGCTCAACGAGCACCCGGAGATCGGCCACAGCGCGGTGGTCGCACGCGACTCCAGGTCCGGAGCGCCGCAGCTCGTGGCGTACGTGGTGCCCGAAGGGCCGGACGGCGGTGCGGTGCGTCCGGAGCCGCCGGACCCGGCGGAGCTGCGCGAGCACGTCGCCAGGGGCGTCCCGGACTACATGGTTCCGTCGGCGTTCGTCGTGCTGGACGCGCTGCCCGTGCTGCCCAGCGGCAAGCTGGACCGTACGGCGCTGCCCGCGCCCGCGGAGCCGGACGGCGGCGAGCGGCCGGTGCCGCCGCGCGGGCCGCGCGAGGAGACGCTGTGCGTGCTGTTCGCCGAGGTGCTGGGCCTTGCGCGGGTCGCGATCCACGACGACTTCTTCGCGCTGGGCGGCCACTCGCTGCTGGCGACCCGGCTGATGAACCGCGTACGCGAGACGCTGGGCGTCGAACTGTCCGTGCGCAGCCTGTTCCAGGCGCCGAGCCCGGCCGCGCTGGCCGAGCTCGTACGGGAGCCGGGCAAGGCCGGCACGGCGCTGGAGGCGGTGCTGCCGCTGCGCGGGACCGGCAGCCGGCCGCCGCTGTTCTGCGTACACCCCGGCTCCGGCGTCAGCTGGTGCTACTCGCGGCTGCTGCCCCACATCGACCCCGACGTGCCGGTCTACGGCATTCAGGCCCGCGGGCTTACCGGCAGCGAACCGGTCGCCACCAGCGCCGCCGAGATGGTCGCGGACTACGTACGGCTGATCCAGAAGGCCCAGCCGGCCGGCCCGTACCGGCTGCTCGGCTGGTCGCTCGGCGGCGTCGTCGCGCACGCCGTGGCCGCCCGGCTCCGCGCGGCCGGCGAGGACGTGGACCTGGTGGCGCTGCTGGACAGCTACCCCGGCGACCCGGCCGCCGCCACCGCCGCACCGGACACTCCTGCGATCCTCCGCGCCATGTTCGACGCGATGGAATTCCCGTACGAGGCCGGGGAACTCCACGGGGACCGCGCCGAAGTGCTCCGCCGCTTCCGGGCGTTCACCAGCGAGCAGCAGCTGACCATGGCGCAGCTGCCCGAGGAGTATCTGCTCCCGGCCACCGACGTCTACGTCAACAACGCCTGGCTGCTGCCGCACTTCACGCCCGAACCCCTGGACGCGGACGTGCTGTTCCTCCGCGCCCTGCGGCACTTCTCGCCCAGCGGCCGTGAGCGGCCGGAGGCGGGGATCTGGGAGCCGTACGCCCGCGGCGGCTGGGAAGTCGCCGAGATCGACTCCGACCACGGCTCCATGCTGCTGGACCCCGCCGCGGTCGGCGACATAGGCGCCCTGCTCAACGCGAGGCTGAGCGCGCCGCCCGAACAGTGAGACCCGAGAACCCGAGAACCCGAGAAGGGAGAACGAGACATGACCACCAATCCGTTCGAGGACCCCGAAGGCACCTACCACGTGCTCGTCAACGACGAGGGCCAGCACTCCCTGTGGCCCGCCTTCGTCGAGGTGCCCGCCGGCTGGGAGCGGGCGGTCAGCGACGTGTCCCGCGACGACGCACTGCAGTACATCAACGAGCACTGGACCGACATGCGCCCCAAGAGCCTCGTCAGGGCGATGGACGAGGCGGGCTGAGCATGCCCACGGCTGACGGAACGGACGCCGCGGCGGCCGTCGCGGTGCCGGACGAAGCTGCGGTCCCGGCGGCGGTCGCGGCGCCGGCCGGAGCTGCGGTCCGGGCGGAGAGCAGGCGCGTCGTCGTCAAGACGGGCACCTCCTCCCTCGTCACGGACGGGAGCATCGATCCGGCCCGCATCGAGTCCCTCGCGGACGCCGTGGCGGACCTCGCCACAGGCGGGTACGACCCAGTGCTCGTCACCTCCGGCGCCATCGCGCTCGGCGCCGGCGAACTCCCGCCGGTCGCCGCCGAGTCGTCCGCGGCACGGCAGATCGCCGCGGCGGTGGGACAGGGGCGGCTCTACGAGGCGTTCCGCACGCGCCTGGAGCAACGCGGCCTCGCGGCAGCGCAGTTCCTCCTCACGCCCCACGACGTGACCGCCGAACCGCACGCCGCCAGTGTGCGGGAGGCGCTGGGAGGGGCGATCGCCGCCGGGCTCGTCCCCGTCGTCAACGAGAACGACGCGATCATGGTCCGCAACAACGACATCCTCGCCGCCCTGCTCAGCGCCGAACTGTCCGCCGGGCACCTGGTGCTGATGACGGACGTCCCCGGCATCTGCGAGACGCCGCCGCGGCCGGGCGAGCCCGCACGCCGGATCCCCCGCGTCGAGGTGCTGTCACCCGAGGCGGAGAGCCTGGTGTGGGACCAGTCCGGCGGCGTCGGCACCGGCGGCATGACGACGAAGCTGTGCGCGCTGTGGATCGGGGCCTACGGCGGAGCGCGTTCGGTCATCACCGGCGCGGCCGAGCACAGGGCGGTGCTCGACGTCGTACGCGGCGGCGACCTCGGCACCGTCGTACGGCCGTGCCCCACCGGCACGGCGCAGACCGGACGGCTGTGGCGCGCGCTGTCCGCGCTGCCGCGCGGCCAGGTGTGGGTCGACTCCCGCGCCGGGCACAGCGTCGCCGCCGGGGAGCCCGTCATGGCACACCACGTGCTCAAAACCGCGGGGGACTTCACGGCACACGACGTCGTCGACGTACGGGACCAGGACTCGCGGCTCCTCGCCCGCGGCCGTACGCGCACGGGCGCACCGGCGCTGGAGGCCGCCCGCAGTTCGCCGGACCCGGCGGAGCCGGCGTACGCGGTGCTGCTCGCTCCCGACGACTACGTGCCGGGCCCGCCGGTCCCCGGCACGTGAACGGAACGGCGCGGCCCGCCGGCATCCGGCCGCGCACAGGAACGACCGCGAACGACCGCCACCCACACGAACACGAACGGGAGAGAACACCATGTCGGTTAGCGAAATCTGCCGGGCCGCCGCGCACGCCTCGCACGCCGTACGCGAACTCAACACCGGTGTGAAGGACGACATCCTGCGCGCCATGGCCGAGGCGATCGACACCGGCCGGGAGGAGCTGAAGCAGGCCAACTCCCTGGACCTGGAGGCCGCGGCCGCCGCCGGCACGTCCCGCACCCTGCTGGACCGGCTCACCCTCACCGACGGCCGTATCGACGCGATGGTGCGGGCCGTGCACACGGTGATCGCTCTGCCGGACCCGGTCGGCGAGGTCGTACGCGGCGAGACGCGCCCCCAGGGCCTGGTCATCGAGCAGGTACGGGAGCCCCTCGGCGTGGTGGCCGTCATCTACGAGGCACGCCCCAACGTCGCCGTCGACGTCGCCGCGCTCTGCCTGAAGTCCGGCAACGCCGCCGTGCTGCGCGGCTCCTCCATCGCCCGGCACACCAACGAGGCCGTCTTCGACAAGCTCAGCGCCGTGCTCGCGGCCGACGAACGCGTGCCCACCGACGCCGTGCAGATGATCCGCGACGTGTCGCGGGACGCCGCCCTGGAGCTGATGCGCGCCAAGGAGCACGTCGACCTGCTCGTGCCGCGCGGCGGCCCCGAGCTGATCCGGAGCGTCGAGGACAACGCCACCGTGCCGACCGTCATCGACGGCGCCGGCAACTGCCACCTCTACATCGACGCCTCCGCCGACCCCGCCATGGCCTCCGACATCACCGTCAACGGCAAGACGTCGCGGCCCAGCGTCTGCAACGCCGTCGAGACCCTCGTCGTCCACGAGGACCTCGCCGGGACCTGGCTCCCGAAGGTGCTGGACGAACTCGCCGGCCGCGACGTGTCCGTCCGCGGCTGCCCCCGTACGCGCGAGGTGTGGCCGCAGGCCGAGCCCGCCACGGAGGCGGACTGGGGCACGGAGTACCTCGACCTGGTGCTGGCCGTACGCGTCGTCGCCGACCTGGACGAGGCGATCGGGCACATCAACCGGTGGGGCACCTCCAACGCGGAGGGCATCGTCGCGCAGGACATCTCCGCCGCACGCCGCTTCGCCCGCGCCGTCGACTCCGGCAGCGTCTTCGTGAACGCTTCGACCCGCTACTCCGACGGCGGCGAGTTCGGCTACGGCGTCGAGATCGGCGTCTCCACGCAGAAGCTGCACGCCCGCGGCCCCATGGGGCTGGAGTCGCTGACCTGCGTCAAGAACGTCGTGTGGGGCAGCGGGCACGTCCGGATCCTCCGATGAGCCGCTCCGTCACACTCGCCACCGACGACAGTGAGGTGCCCATGCCTTCCCCGACTCCCGGGCGGCTTGTCGAGTCCGTGGCCCCGGCCTCCTCGATCCAGTACAACAACCGGGTCTACGAGATGACCTCCCAGGGCCGCGACGTGATCACCCTGTCACTCGGGGAGGCGTTCTTCGACGTCCCGACGCCGTACTTCGACAACCTCCCCGCCGGCCGCATCCACCACTACTCGCACAGCCGCGGACTGCCCCTGCTGCGCGAGAAGCTGGCGACGTACTACAAGGTCGAGTGTCAGACGCCGGTGGACCCCGAGACCGAACTCGTCGTCACCGCGGGCTCCAAGGCCGCCATCTACCTCGCCCTGCTGGCACTGATCGACCCCGGAGACGAGGTGCTGATCCTCGAACCGTCCTGGGTCAGCTACGTAGAGCAGGTGCGCCTGTGCCGCGGCGTCCCCGTACAGGTGCCGTGGTACGAGTCCGCCGGCGACCTGGAGCGGTACGTCACGCCCCGGACCCGCCTGGTCATCGTCAACAACCCGAACAACCCCTCGGGGCACGTCCTCGGGCGGGACGAACTCGGCGCCCTGTACGAGGTCGCGGAGCGGCACGGGCTGCAGGTGCTGGCCGACGAGGCGTACAACGAGTTCGTCGTCGGCGACGACCGCTTCCTGTCCTGCGGGACCTTCGACCCGCACAAGACGCGGACGGTCATCTGCAACTCGATGTCGAAGAACTACGGCATGTCCGGCTGGCGGATCGGCTACGCCATCGCGCACCCCGACATCGTGAACAGCATCCTCACCCTCAACCAGCACATCGTCACCTGCGCCCCGACGATCCTCAGCTACTACCTCGCCGAGAACTTCGACGGCATCCTCGACATGACCCGGCCGCAGATACGGGACGTGGTGACCCTGCGGAACGGGATCGCGGACGAGCTGACCGCGCGTGGCATCGGCACCATGCCCGGCTCGTCGACGTTCTACCTGTTCGTGTCGCTGGGCGCGTCCCGCCTGGACTCCGACGCGTTCGCCTCCCGGCTGCTGGAAGAGCGGCAGGTGAGCGTCGTACCGGGCGCCGGGTACGGGCCGTCGTGCGAGCGGTTCGTCAGGGTCGCCGTCGGCAGCGAGCCGGAGCACCGCGTACGCGCCGGCGTCTCCGCGGTATGCGACTGGATCGAGGAGACGAGTTGAGCGCGGGAGCGGCGGGTGCCGCCGGGCCCGCCCCGGGCGCCGGAAGCGAGGCGCCGCGCTGCGCGTTCGGCTTCGTCGGCTGCGGCCGTATCGTCACCGCGACGGTCCGCGGCCTCGTCGCGTCCGGGCACCCCGCCGAGGGGATCGTCGCCACCTCGCGCACCAACGCCGGCGCGTCGGCGCTGGCCGAGGAGCAGGGCATCCGCGTGGCCGGCGGCGCGGCCGAGGTCGTACGGTTCGCGGACACCGTCGTGCTCGCCGTCGACCCGGCCGAAGCCCCCGGCGTCGTCGCCGAGCTGGCGGGCACGCTGCGCGAGGGCCAGCTGCTCGTGTCGTTCGTCGCCTCGTACCGGCTGGCCACCCTGGAGAAGGCGCTGCACGGGCCCGTCGTACGCGCCGTGCCGAACGTCGCCCTCGCCGTGCGGGAGGGGGTGGCGGCGGTCGCCGCCGGACAGCGCGTCGAGCGCGCGCACTGGCGGCAGGTGCACGCGCTGCTGGGCGGCATCGGACACGTCGTCGTCACCGACGACGCGTCGATGGAGCTGGTGAGCGCCGTCGCCGGAGCAGGCCCCGCCCTCTTCAGCGCGTTCGGCGAGGCGCTCGCCGGCGAGGCAGTAGCCCGCGGGCTCGACGAGACCACGGCGAAGGTCCTCGTGGCGCAGTCGCTGCGCGGTACGGGCGTGCTGCTGGGCGCCGGGATGTCCCTGCCGGAGATCGCCGGCATGGTCGCCTCGCCGGGCGGCATGACCCGCGCGGCGCTCGACGCGCTGGCCGCGCGGGACATCTCCGGCACGCTCGGCGCGTCGGTCGACGCCGCCCTCGACGTGTCGCACCGGCGGCTCGTGTAGCCGGACTCGCCCCTTCGACAGCACCTCCAGCCATCGGAACAGCCCACTCGGTCACGGAAGTCGGGAACACGCACCATGCCCATCGGGACGATCAACGGAATACGGCTGAACTACCAGGACACGGGCAGCGGAGAACCCGTCCTCATGGTCATGGGGACGGGCAGCGGCGGACGGGTCTGGCACCTGCACCAGGTGCCCGCGCTCGTGGCCGCCGGCTTCCGGGTCATCACCTTCGACAACAGGGGCATCGAACCCACCGACACCTGCGCCGGCGGCATCACCGTCGACGACATGGCCGGCGACGTCATCGGGCTCATCGAGCACCTCGGCCTGGCCCCCTGCCGGATCGTCGGCACCTCCATGGGCGCGCACGTGGTCCAGGAAGTGGCCCTCGCCAAGCCCGGCCTGGTCCGCCAGTGCGTCCTGATGGCCACCCGCGGCCGTACGGACGTGCTGCGCGCCGCCATGGCCGAGGCGGAGATCGCCCTCCACGACTCGGGCGTCGCCGTGCCCGCCCGCTACCGCGCGGTCGTGCGCGCCGTCCAGAACCTGTCGCCGCGCACGCTCAACGACGACTCGTCCATCGCCGACTGGCTGGACGTGTTCGAGCTGACCGACACGGGCGGCAGTCCCGGCGTACGGGCGCAGCTCGACCTTGACGTGATGCCCGACCGGCTGGCCGCGTACCGGTCGATCACGGCGGACACCCACGTGATCGCGTTCGCCGACGACCTGGTCACGCCGCCGGAGTACGGCCGCGAGGTCGCCGACGCCATCCCGGGCGCGACCTTCTCGCTGATCCCGGACTGCGGCCACTACGGCTATCTGGAGCAGCCGGACGAGGTCAACCGCCTGCTCCTGGACCACTTCGCGCCGCGCTAGACGGCCACCGTACGGGGACGGCCGGGGCTACGCGCCGTCCCCGCCGTCCCCGTTCCAGTGGCCGACGAGGTTGGCGTACGTCGACGAGTCCCGCACCAGGCCGTCGTGCGTACCGCTGTGCAGGCCGCCCGTGTCCAGCACCAGGATCCGCCGGGCCCGCAGCGCCGAACTGATGCGGTGCGCGATGACGATCAGCGTTCCCTCCCGCCGCCGGAACGCGTGCTCGACGCGTTCCTCGGTCACGGGGTCGAGATGGCACGTGGCCTCGTCGAGGATGACGACGCGCGCGGGCGAGAGATGGACGCGTGCGAGGGTGATGAGCTGCCGCTGCCCCTCCGACAGCGCCCCGGGGTGCAGCGGCTCGCCGTCGTACCCGCCGTGCCGGCGCACCAGTTCGCCGAGCCCCAGGACGCGTACGACGTGGTCGAGCCGCCGCTGGTCGGCGTCGGGCCGCAGATACGTGAGGTTCTCGCGCAGCGTCCCCGCGAAGACGTACGCCTCCTGCGGGACGAGCGCCACCGTACGGCGCAGCCAGTCGGTGCTCAGCTCGCCCAGGTCCGTGCCGGCGAGCCGTACCGCGCCGCTCTCCGGACTCTCCAGCCCGGAGAGCACGTTCACGAGCGTCGACTTGCCGATGCCGCTGGGGCCGACGATGACGAGGTGCTCGCCCGACTCGATGCGGAAGCTGGCGTCGTGCAGGACGGGCTCGGAGTGCGGCCCGTACCGGAACGTCACCCGGTGCAGGTCCAGATCGGCGCCACGCGCCGCCTCCGGCGCCGCCGTGCCGCCGGCCGCGAGCACCGGCACCTGCCCGAACGCGGACAACCGCCGCAGCACCGTGGCGAGTTCGAGGCCCAGATTGCCGATGGACTGCACGAGCACCCGCAGCGCGGGCTCCAGACTGGTGATGAGGTACGTGGCCGCGCCGACCAGCTGACCCGGGCTCAGCGCGCCGCTGGAGACGAGCCACGGCGCGAGCGCCAGCAGCAGCATCAGCGGCATGCGCGCGGTGAACGCGATCACGCCGTTGCGCGCGCCGCCGACGACGCCGACGCTCGCGGCGGCCTCGGCGTTGGTGCGCAGCCGCTCCTCGAGGTCGCCCGCCGCCCGGCCGGTCGCCGCGCACGCCACGACGTCCCGGATGCCGCCGACCACCCGCCCGGCCTCGTCCGCGAGCCGCTCCTCCGTGTCGAGGGACCGGCTGTAGCGCCGCCGCCACGCCAGCGAGAGGCGTACGAGCGCCACCGCGGCCACCAGCGCCACCGGCACCAGCAGCAGCCCCACCACGGGCGCCAGCGTGGACAGGCCGACGATCGCCGCACCGAAGGTGAAGCCCGAAGTGCTCGCCGTCATCAGCAGGTTGGCCAGCAGCTGCCGCGCGCGCTCCGTCTGGTCGGTGATGCGGGAGACGGCGCTCGTACGCGGCTGCTGCCCCGCCGCGACGGCCTGGAGGATGCTGCCGCGCACCGAGACCCGTACGAGATGGTCGCGCACGGCTTCCGTGACCCTTGCCATGTGAGGCACCGCCTGCCGGGAGCCGAACGCGCCGCCCACCATGACCAGGCCGTAGCAGCCGAGCGCGCCGAAGCCCACGGCGGCGTCGTCCCTGAGGAAGCCGTGGTCGAGCGAGGCGGCGACGAGCTGCCCCGACAGCAGCACCGGCACGGTGCCCAGCAGCGACCACAGGAACAGCCGCACCAGGGTGGGCCGGTGCGCGGAGAACACGGGCCGGAGCAGCGTACGGGCCGTGCCCGTCGGCTTGCGGTGCAGCCCGCCACCGCCGCGGGGGCGCCGCGGGGCGGTGCCGGACGGCACGTCGCGGGTCA includes:
- a CDS encoding glutamate-5-semialdehyde dehydrogenase, with amino-acid sequence MSVSEICRAAAHASHAVRELNTGVKDDILRAMAEAIDTGREELKQANSLDLEAAAAAGTSRTLLDRLTLTDGRIDAMVRAVHTVIALPDPVGEVVRGETRPQGLVIEQVREPLGVVAVIYEARPNVAVDVAALCLKSGNAAVLRGSSIARHTNEAVFDKLSAVLAADERVPTDAVQMIRDVSRDAALELMRAKEHVDLLVPRGGPELIRSVEDNATVPTVIDGAGNCHLYIDASADPAMASDITVNGKTSRPSVCNAVETLVVHEDLAGTWLPKVLDELAGRDVSVRGCPRTREVWPQAEPATEADWGTEYLDLVLAVRVVADLDEAIGHINRWGTSNAEGIVAQDISAARRFARAVDSGSVFVNASTRYSDGGEFGYGVEIGVSTQKLHARGPMGLESLTCVKNVVWGSGHVRILR
- a CDS encoding pyridoxal phosphate-dependent aminotransferase, whose translation is MSRSVTLATDDSEVPMPSPTPGRLVESVAPASSIQYNNRVYEMTSQGRDVITLSLGEAFFDVPTPYFDNLPAGRIHHYSHSRGLPLLREKLATYYKVECQTPVDPETELVVTAGSKAAIYLALLALIDPGDEVLILEPSWVSYVEQVRLCRGVPVQVPWYESAGDLERYVTPRTRLVIVNNPNNPSGHVLGRDELGALYEVAERHGLQVLADEAYNEFVVGDDRFLSCGTFDPHKTRTVICNSMSKNYGMSGWRIGYAIAHPDIVNSILTLNQHIVTCAPTILSYYLAENFDGILDMTRPQIRDVVTLRNGIADELTARGIGTMPGSSTFYLFVSLGASRLDSDAFASRLLEERQVSVVPGAGYGPSCERFVRVAVGSEPEHRVRAGVSAVCDWIEETS
- a CDS encoding pyrroline-5-carboxylate reductase family protein, with translation MSAGAAGAAGPAPGAGSEAPRCAFGFVGCGRIVTATVRGLVASGHPAEGIVATSRTNAGASALAEEQGIRVAGGAAEVVRFADTVVLAVDPAEAPGVVAELAGTLREGQLLVSFVASYRLATLEKALHGPVVRAVPNVALAVREGVAAVAAGQRVERAHWRQVHALLGGIGHVVVTDDASMELVSAVAGAGPALFSAFGEALAGEAVARGLDETTAKVLVAQSLRGTGVLLGAGMSLPEIAGMVASPGGMTRAALDALAARDISGTLGASVDAALDVSHRRLV
- a CDS encoding alpha/beta fold hydrolase; this translates as MPIGTINGIRLNYQDTGSGEPVLMVMGTGSGGRVWHLHQVPALVAAGFRVITFDNRGIEPTDTCAGGITVDDMAGDVIGLIEHLGLAPCRIVGTSMGAHVVQEVALAKPGLVRQCVLMATRGRTDVLRAAMAEAEIALHDSGVAVPARYRAVVRAVQNLSPRTLNDDSSIADWLDVFELTDTGGSPGVRAQLDLDVMPDRLAAYRSITADTHVIAFADDLVTPPEYGREVADAIPGATFSLIPDCGHYGYLEQPDEVNRLLLDHFAPR
- a CDS encoding ABC transporter ATP-binding protein, which translates into the protein MTRDVPSGTAPRRPRGGGGLHRKPTGTARTLLRPVFSAHRPTLVRLFLWSLLGTVPVLLSGQLVAASLDHGFLRDDAAVGFGALGCYGLVMVGGAFGSRQAVPHMARVTEAVRDHLVRVSVRGSILQAVAAGQQPRTSAVSRITDQTERARQLLANLLMTASTSGFTFGAAIVGLSTLAPVVGLLLVPVALVAAVALVRLSLAWRRRYSRSLDTEERLADEAGRVVGGIRDVVACAATGRAAGDLEERLRTNAEAAASVGVVGGARNGVIAFTARMPLMLLLALAPWLVSSGALSPGQLVGAATYLITSLEPALRVLVQSIGNLGLELATVLRRLSAFGQVPVLAAGGTAAPEAARGADLDLHRVTFRYGPHSEPVLHDASFRIESGEHLVIVGPSGIGKSTLVNVLSGLESPESGAVRLAGTDLGELSTDWLRRTVALVPQEAYVFAGTLRENLTYLRPDADQRRLDHVVRVLGLGELVRRHGGYDGEPLHPGALSEGQRQLITLARVHLSPARVVILDEATCHLDPVTEERVEHAFRRREGTLIVIAHRISSALRARRILVLDTGGLHSGTHDGLVRDSSTYANLVGHWNGDGGDGA